In one window of Helianthus annuus cultivar XRQ/B chromosome 17, HanXRQr2.0-SUNRISE, whole genome shotgun sequence DNA:
- the LOC110923035 gene encoding F-box/FBD/LRR-repeat protein At1g13570, translating into MIAKRVSKAQGFDLITTLPQAIIETILCLLPIEEAARTSILSRAWRYRWTTIPKLWLCLASVKRPSYMDVPDWWNHVSNLERARRAKNLRCKLFYAIHQVLLLRQGPIHEFTLAMDAHDTCFEIDQIILHLSRNHPIKKLRFFFYGFTAIAYGLPLSFFSLDQLADLDLEHCAFNYKPIFSGFSSLTRLSLKSTKISRETLLHLLSNCPSLKSLCLLVYEDEVLSDVKPNIMELFKCLPVLEHLTTWGYFIEVLVQASVPEEPPTSLIHLRYVCIEEMCFVDGYGLPFLAVLTRSCPNLEKIKLLNNTAWDDEIESSVLEECSVLLEEYSDVWLEHLNELEIKHFEGYAPELEFVKFILARSPNLKKVILLTDMDDKDEELELLKNLLSAPRASPVQIVVKYC; encoded by the exons ATGATTGCTAAACGTGTGTCTAAAGCTCAAGGATTCGATTTAATCACCACCCTTCCTCAAGCCATAATTGAAACCATTCTATGTCTTTTACCAATTGAAGAGGCGGCAAGGACAAGTATCCTCTCAAGGGCATGGAGGTACAGATGGACCACAATTCCTAAACTTTGGCTTTGTTTGGCTAGTGTTAAAAGACCAAGTTACATGGATGTGCCTGATTGGTGGAATCATGTATCCAACTTAGAACGTGCAAGGAGAGCGAAAAACTTGAGGTGTAAACTTTTCTATGCTATACACCAAGTTTTGTTGCTCCGACAAGGTCCAATACATGAGTTCACCCTTGCAATGGATGCACATGACACGTGTTTTGAAATTGATCAGATAATACTTCATCTGTCAAGGAACCATCCTATCAAGAAATTAAGATTTTTCTTTTATGGCTTCACTGCCATTGCTTACGGTTTACCCTTATCATTCTTCTCGTTGGATCAGTTAGCGGACCTAGATCTTGAACACTGTGCTTTCAACTATAAACCAATATTCAGTGGATTTAGTAGCCTTACAAGATTATCATTAAAGAGTACAAAAATCTCTAGAGAAACTCTACTGCATCTTTTATCTaattgtccatcacttaagaGTCTGTGTCTG CTTGTATATGAAGATGAAGTTCTTAGTGATGTAAAACCCAACATTATGGAGCTATTCAAGTGTTTACCTGTGCTTGAACATCTGACCACTTGGGGTTATTTCATTGAG GTGTTAGTTCAAGCTTCGGTTCCAGAAGAGCCTCCAACTTCATTAATCCACCTCAGATACGTTTGCATAGAAGAAATGTGTTTTGTTGACGGCTATGGATTGCCTTTTCTTGCTGTTTTGACCAGAAGTTGCCCAAATTTGGAGAAAATTAAGTTACTG AATAATACTGCTTGGGATGATGAGATAGAGTCTAGTGTGTTGGAAGAATGTTCCGTTCTGTTGGAAGAATATTCAGATGTTTGGTTGGAGCATCTAAATGAATTGGAGATTAAACATTTTGAAGGGTATGCACCTGAGTTGGAGTTTGTGAAGTTTATCTTGGCTAGGTCACCCAATCTGAAAAAGGTGATATTGCTAACCGACATGGATGATAAGGATGAAGAGTTGGAGTTGTTAAAAAATCTCTTAAGCGCCCCACGCGCATCACCGGTTCAAATCGTAGTTAAGTATTGCTGA